TTGAGCGTCATCGGCAATGGACCGACTGTCACATCGTCGCTCGGCGGCGTGAAGCATAGGTAGCTGTCTGGCAGCCACCAAGTCTTCTCGACGTAATGCGACTCTTCATCGACGGGCAGCACATACGGATCGCCGAGCACGTAGTCGATTTCGCTCAACCCCGTCGTGCCGAAGTAGCCGAGCCAGCTCACCTGCACAGGCGCGGGCTTCCACGAGAACACGGGCAAACGGTTGTGCACCGTGTGGCCCGACAGGTCGACGAGTATGTCGATGTGATCGTCGCGAATCATCTGCACGGCCTGTTCGTCGGGCACGTTCACGAAGCTGCGCCATGCGGTGAAGCGCTGCTTCAGGCGAGCCGTGATGTCGTCTTCGCTCGCGCGGGTCGAATAGGCGATCAGATCGAAGCTGCCGTCCGCGAAACGCTCCATCACCGATTCGATGAAAATTCCCACGGGATGTAGTTGCAGATCGCCGGACACGAAACCGATCCGCAGCTTGCGTCCGTCATTACGCGGCGCCGGATGTTCGCAGCGCCGCGCACGCGCGGCCATGCGCGCACCGAATTCACGCGCCGCCGCCAGCGTGACGGAAGGCGAAGTCGGCGCATGAGTCGCGAGTTCGAAAAGCAGCCGGGTGTGGGCGAGTTCCATTTCACCGTCGAGCGCGATGCCGCGTCGATAGTTCGCAATCGAGCCATCCGCGTCGCCGAGCAGGCTCAGCGCGTCACCGAGATTCACATGCGGCACAGCCGAATGCGGTTCCAGTTCGACCGCCTTTTGCGCACTCTTGAGCGCTTCATCGGCGCGGCGCTGTTTGAGCAGCGCGACAGCCAGCCGATGATGCGCGTGCCCATCGCGCGGTGCGAGTTCGGTCGCCGTCTGGTAACAGAGCATCGCCGCGTCGAGCTTGTCGCCCCACTCGTACGTATCGCCCAGTTCCAGATAACCCGACGCATCCTTGGGTGCGAGCTGCACTGCGCTCGTCAGCGCTTGCGCCGCTTCGTCCCAGCGCTCGCGACCGCGCAGCCATTGCGCCAGCTTGCGATGACGCGCGGCGTCGGCGGGATCGAGTTGCGCGGCGCGTTGCAACACGGCGATGGCCGCGTCCGCGTCGCCGCTCGCGTGCAACAGCGTCGCGAGACTGTCGTGACTGTCTACGCGGTTCGGATCGAGCGCGATCGCACGCCGGAACGCGGCAATCGACTCGTCCGCGTTGCCTCGCCCCGCCTGTGCGCGCGCGAGATTGCTGAACGCGTCCGCGTAGTCGGGCCGGAACGACACGGCCTTACCGTACGCGAGCACCGCGTTGTCTAGATCGCCGAGATCTCTCAGAGCGTTGCCGAGATTGTTGTAGGCCTCCGCATAGCCGGGCCGCAACTCGATCGCCTTCGCGCAACTCAGCATCGACGCGTTGGCGTCGCCCGCAGCGCGCAGCGCGTTGCCGAGGTTGTTGTGCGCTTCCGCGTAATCGGGACGCAGCGTCACGGCATGATGGTAGCCTTCAATCGCTTCGCCGAGTTGGCGGCGTCCGAGCAACACGTTGCCGAGGTTGTTGTAGTAGACGGCATTCGGATTCGCGGCAATCGACGCGTGCATCAACGCGATGCCCGCATCCACGCGATTCGTCTGGCACGCCAGCAGCCCGGAGAAATGCAGCGCGTCGGATTGCGCGGGCTCCCTTTGCAGAATGGCGTCGTAAAGCGCTTGCGCATCGGCGAGCCGTCCCGCCTGATGGTGGGCGAGCGCGGCGTTCAAAAGACTCGGAATGTCGTGCATATTCAAACGTCCCGGTCTCGCTCAATAAGGATGCGACTGCGCGAAGAAATCGACGAGACCGCCGTCGTGCTCGATCATCACGCTCTTCGTCGCGATGCCTTCGCGCGTCATTTCGGCGATGATGTCGCGGGCGCGCCATTGCGTCGGAATCACGATCACGTCGACATCGGTCTGCTTCAGCACGTCGCGGAACTCGATCCGCTGTCCCGTGCCGGGCACGAAGGTGCCGACCTTGCCCGGGTCCGAATCGACGACGAGCGGAAAGCGCTCGGCATCCGCGCCGAAGTGATGAATGAACGCCGCCGCCTTGCCCGTGCCGCCCCAGATGGCAACGCGTTTGCCCGACGCGCTCAGTTGCGACAACTGCTGCGCGATGGTCGCGCGGCTCGTCACGGTGCGCGCGGCAAAGCGCGTCGCGGCTTCCGCGCGCGAGCGCGCATGCGCGGGCACCGCCAGCTTCACGAGCGCGTAGACGACTTCGCCGTCGTAGCCGTGATCGAGCGTGACGATTTCGCCGGCACGCGACATCAGCGCGCGGAACGATTCCGTCGTGAAGTGCGATACGTGCTCGTAGAAGAAGTCGGCGAGACGCTGCGTGTCGAATACGCGGTCGATACATGGCACTTCGGCGAACAGCCAGCTCTCCTTGCCCGTCGACACTGCGCCCCAGGCCAGCGCTTCGATGAGCCGCGCCGGTTCCGTCAGATGCTCGAGCACATGACGAATCACGACGGCGTCCGGCTCGAACGCCTTCATATCCGCGAGCGGCTCGAACAGGCGTGGATGAAACTCGACGCCCAATCCCGTCTCAGGCGTCGCATTCGGATCAAAGCCGATGAAGCGGCCGCCCGGCCGTGCCTCCGCGAGTCCGCGCACGAAGTGTCCTTCGCCGCAACCGATCTCGACGACGTTCGGCGCATCGGGCAGCCGCGACAGCACGAGATCGCGCGTGTCCGCGAGATGGCCTTTCCAGATGCTGCCGTTGTTGAACATCCGGTTCGGATTGCTTTGATACGGAATGGCGTCGTACTCGAAGCGGTGATTCCATACGTGCGTGCACGACGGGCATTGCACGAAATCCTGCGCGTGACGTGGCAGCGCTTGCGCGGCATCCGCCGACCCGGGCCACGCGAGCGTTGCCAGAGTCTGCTCGCCTGCCGGGAAAAAGCGCGCGGCGACGGTGTTCGAGCAAACGGGGCAAACCGCTTCAATCAGATCGCAACTCATTGCTTCACTACCTTTTTGAAGTACGCGATGGTCTCCTTGAGACCGTCTTCGAGCATCACACCCGGCTCCCAGTCGAGATGCTGGCGAGCCTTCGCGATGTCGGGACGCCGCTGCACCGGGTCGTCCGACGGCAGCGGCCGATATTCGA
The DNA window shown above is from Paraburkholderia sp. PGU19 and carries:
- a CDS encoding tetratricopeptide repeat protein, whose protein sequence is MHDIPSLLNAALAHHQAGRLADAQALYDAILQREPAQSDALHFSGLLACQTNRVDAGIALMHASIAANPNAVYYNNLGNVLLGRRQLGEAIEGYHHAVTLRPDYAEAHNNLGNALRAAGDANASMLSCAKAIELRPGYAEAYNNLGNALRDLGDLDNAVLAYGKAVSFRPDYADAFSNLARAQAGRGNADESIAAFRRAIALDPNRVDSHDSLATLLHASGDADAAIAVLQRAAQLDPADAARHRKLAQWLRGRERWDEAAQALTSAVQLAPKDASGYLELGDTYEWGDKLDAAMLCYQTATELAPRDGHAHHRLAVALLKQRRADEALKSAQKAVELEPHSAVPHVNLGDALSLLGDADGSIANYRRGIALDGEMELAHTRLLFELATHAPTSPSVTLAAAREFGARMAARARRCEHPAPRNDGRKLRIGFVSGDLQLHPVGIFIESVMERFADGSFDLIAYSTRASEDDITARLKQRFTAWRSFVNVPDEQAVQMIRDDHIDILVDLSGHTVHNRLPVFSWKPAPVQVSWLGYFGTTGLSEIDYVLGDPYVLPVDEESHYVEKTWWLPDSYLCFTPPSDDVTVGPLPMTLNGYTTFGYFGKLGKVTPNVIAEWSRILHAVPGAKLMMKSHQLGAEHARCSTTEKFAAQGIDASRLVLEGGSPRHEYLASYNRVDIMLSPFPYPGGTTTAEALWMGTPVVALKGDRFVTHICESVLCAAGLSEWIALDEGQYLALARAWAAQPERLGALRAGLRAQTLASPLCDARRFSKNLKAAFEGMWAQYVARHAA
- a CDS encoding class I SAM-dependent methyltransferase — encoded protein: MSCDLIEAVCPVCSNTVAARFFPAGEQTLATLAWPGSADAAQALPRHAQDFVQCPSCTHVWNHRFEYDAIPYQSNPNRMFNNGSIWKGHLADTRDLVLSRLPDAPNVVEIGCGEGHFVRGLAEARPGGRFIGFDPNATPETGLGVEFHPRLFEPLADMKAFEPDAVVIRHVLEHLTEPARLIEALAWGAVSTGKESWLFAEVPCIDRVFDTQRLADFFYEHVSHFTTESFRALMSRAGEIVTLDHGYDGEVVYALVKLAVPAHARSRAEAATRFAARTVTSRATIAQQLSQLSASGKRVAIWGGTGKAAAFIHHFGADAERFPLVVDSDPGKVGTFVPGTGQRIEFRDVLKQTDVDVIVIPTQWRARDIIAEMTREGIATKSVMIEHDGGLVDFFAQSHPY